The Pedobacter mucosus genome window below encodes:
- the hisB gene encoding bifunctional histidinol-phosphatase/imidazoleglycerol-phosphate dehydratase HisB: MKKVLFIDRDGTLNIEPDDEQVDSFAKLKFYPRSLYYLSKIASEMDYELVMVTNQDGLGTLSNPEENFWPIHNFMLDTFEGEGVHFNEIIIDKTFAKDNAPTRKPGTALLTKYFSEDYDLKNSFVIGDRLNDVVLAKNLGAKAIFLRQNDALGSTEALDKHETLLDVIILETTKWEDIYSLLKAGSRKIHHIRKTNETDITINLDLDGTGKAKIETGLNFFDHMLDQIARHGSVDLDVIAKGDLHIDEHHTIEDTGIALGEAFAKGLGNKLGIERYGFCLPMDDCLAQVAIDFGGRNWIVWDADFKREKVGDMPTEMFYHFFKSFSDAAKCNLNIKAEGENEHHKIEAIFKAFAKAIKMAIKRDAEKMVLPSTKGVL; this comes from the coding sequence ATGAAAAAAGTATTGTTTATAGACCGCGACGGAACTTTAAATATAGAGCCTGATGACGAACAAGTTGATAGTTTTGCAAAGCTGAAGTTCTACCCACGTTCACTTTACTACCTATCGAAAATTGCATCGGAAATGGACTACGAATTGGTAATGGTGACCAACCAAGATGGGCTAGGAACATTATCCAATCCCGAAGAAAATTTTTGGCCAATCCATAATTTTATGTTGGATACTTTTGAAGGTGAAGGCGTACATTTTAATGAAATTATTATTGATAAAACCTTCGCTAAAGATAATGCGCCTACTCGTAAGCCAGGAACCGCTTTGCTAACAAAATATTTTAGTGAGGATTATGATTTAAAAAACTCGTTTGTTATTGGCGATCGGTTAAATGATGTTGTATTGGCTAAAAACCTTGGAGCGAAAGCTATTTTTCTTCGTCAGAATGATGCGCTTGGTTCTACCGAGGCTTTAGATAAACATGAAACTTTGTTGGATGTAATTATTTTGGAAACCACAAAGTGGGAAGATATTTATAGTTTATTAAAAGCTGGAAGTAGAAAAATCCATCACATTAGAAAAACAAATGAAACTGATATTACCATCAATTTAGATCTTGATGGTACTGGAAAGGCTAAAATTGAAACTGGTTTAAACTTTTTCGACCATATGCTTGATCAAATTGCCAGGCATGGAAGTGTAGATTTGGACGTAATTGCCAAAGGCGATTTACATATTGATGAACACCACACCATTGAAGATACCGGAATTGCATTGGGAGAAGCTTTTGCCAAAGGTTTAGGCAACAAACTTGGCATTGAGCGTTATGGTTTTTGCCTACCTATGGATGATTGTTTAGCTCAGGTTGCCATTGATTTTGGCGGCAGAAATTGGATTGTTTGGGATGCGGATTTTAAACGTGAAAAAGTTGGTGATATGCCTACGGAAATGTTTTATCACTTTTTTAAATCTTTCAGCGACGCGGCGAAATGTAATTTAAACATAAAAGCTGAGGGCGAAAATGAACATCACAAAATTGAAGCAATTTTTAAAGCTTTTGCAAAAGCGATAAAAATGGCGATAAAGCGTGATGCAGAAAAGATGGTTTTACCGAGTACAAAGGGGGTGCTTTAA
- the hisC gene encoding histidinol-phosphate transaminase, whose translation MDINDLVRENIKNLKPYSTARDEFKGQASVFLDANENSYGSPLPANYNRYPDPMQLDLKDAISKIKGVPIENTFLGNGSDEAIDLLFRAFCNPGKDNVIVLPPTYGMYEVSANINDVEIRKVSLLSNFQLDMEKIAETIDKNTKLIFICSPNNPTGNSINREDIETILANFNGIVVVDEAYINYARQKTFIQELTEYGNLVVLQTFSKAWGLAALRLGMAFSSTKVIDVLNKIKPPYNINQATQDLAFEALKNVEQVNAWIKESVAERERLSTELSNLQIVTRVYPSDANFILTEVTDATKIYNTLVEEGIIVRDRSKVILCEGCLRITVGTKDENDRLLTILKNF comes from the coding sequence ATGGATATTAACGATTTAGTTAGAGAAAATATAAAAAACCTTAAACCCTACTCCACAGCACGAGATGAGTTTAAAGGACAAGCATCGGTGTTTTTAGATGCAAATGAAAACAGCTACGGTTCGCCCCTACCCGCAAATTATAACCGTTATCCTGATCCTATGCAATTGGATTTAAAAGATGCGATTAGTAAAATTAAAGGCGTGCCTATCGAGAATACTTTTTTAGGAAATGGAAGTGATGAAGCCATCGATTTATTATTTCGTGCTTTTTGTAATCCTGGAAAAGATAACGTCATCGTGCTGCCTCCAACCTATGGAATGTATGAAGTTTCGGCTAACATAAATGATGTAGAAATCCGTAAAGTTAGCCTGCTATCGAACTTCCAATTAGACATGGAAAAGATTGCTGAAACGATTGATAAAAACACAAAATTAATCTTCATTTGTTCGCCGAATAATCCGACAGGAAATTCCATAAATCGTGAAGATATTGAAACCATTTTGGCCAACTTTAATGGCATTGTTGTGGTTGATGAAGCATACATAAATTACGCCCGTCAGAAGACCTTTATTCAAGAGTTAACGGAGTACGGAAATCTAGTAGTTTTACAAACTTTTTCTAAAGCTTGGGGACTTGCGGCTTTGCGTTTGGGAATGGCTTTTTCATCCACAAAAGTGATCGATGTTTTGAACAAGATTAAACCTCCTTACAACATCAATCAGGCTACACAGGATTTGGCTTTTGAAGCCTTAAAAAATGTAGAACAGGTTAATGCCTGGATAAAAGAATCTGTAGCAGAACGGGAGCGACTTTCTACAGAATTGAGCAACTTGCAAATAGTTACTAGGGTTTACCCTTCGGATGCAAATTTTATCTTAACCGAAGTTACGGATGCCACAAAAATTTATAACACCTTAGTAGAAGAAGGGATCATCGTACGCGATCGCTCTAAAGTGATTTTATGTGAAGGTTGTTTAAGAATTACCGTTGGTACAAAAGATGAAAACGACAGACTACTAACCATTCTAAAAAACTTTTAA
- the hisD gene encoding histidinol dehydrogenase — MKIYNYKDLSKSAIEELCSRQVEDDLLIEERVTDIIKTVKADGDKALFDFAKAFDKVELQKLFLDADELKTIASTIPEDAKVAIETAYQNIKTFHKSQLKLEDKVETMPGVTCWRESRAIEKVGLYVPGGTAVLPSTFLMLATPALIAGCKEIVVCSPPQSDGKTNCYLAYCAVLLGINKIHLIGGAQAIAAMAFGTETVPQVYKIFGPGNRYVTTAKTMVQNRVAIDMPAGPSEVLVIADETANPSFVAADLLAQAEHGVDSQVILVSTSSDIINKTLLQIDKQLGILPRKEIAAKAVQNSYAILVDNLPEGMDFSNEYAPEHLILATKDFDNLIPLIINAGSVFLGNLTPESAGDYASGTNHTLPTSGFAKAYSGVSTDAFLKKITFQHLSSNGLNNIGAIVETLATAEGLQAHKNAITIRLKNED; from the coding sequence TTGAAAATCTACAATTATAAAGATTTAAGTAAATCAGCAATTGAAGAACTTTGTTCAAGGCAAGTTGAAGACGATTTACTAATCGAAGAACGAGTTACAGACATCATAAAAACGGTAAAAGCTGATGGTGACAAAGCCTTATTTGATTTTGCCAAGGCATTTGACAAAGTAGAATTACAGAAACTTTTTCTTGATGCAGATGAATTAAAAACAATAGCATCAACCATTCCTGAAGATGCAAAAGTGGCTATTGAAACAGCTTATCAAAACATAAAAACCTTTCACAAATCACAATTAAAGCTTGAAGATAAGGTAGAAACTATGCCGGGTGTTACCTGCTGGCGGGAATCTAGAGCAATTGAAAAAGTTGGATTATACGTTCCAGGCGGAACAGCGGTTTTACCCAGTACGTTTTTAATGCTTGCTACTCCTGCTTTAATTGCTGGCTGCAAAGAAATAGTTGTTTGTTCCCCGCCACAAAGCGATGGCAAAACAAATTGCTATTTGGCTTATTGTGCAGTGTTATTGGGTATCAACAAAATTCATTTAATTGGTGGTGCCCAAGCCATAGCGGCTATGGCCTTTGGTACGGAAACTGTACCTCAAGTTTATAAAATTTTTGGTCCAGGAAACCGCTACGTTACTACCGCTAAAACAATGGTTCAAAATCGTGTGGCAATTGATATGCCCGCAGGTCCATCTGAGGTTTTGGTGATTGCAGATGAGACTGCCAATCCGTCATTCGTTGCCGCAGATCTTCTTGCTCAGGCAGAACACGGTGTTGATAGTCAGGTGATTTTAGTTTCTACTTCTAGTGATATTATAAATAAAACACTATTACAAATTGATAAACAATTAGGTATCCTCCCGAGGAAAGAGATTGCAGCTAAAGCAGTTCAAAATTCTTATGCTATTTTAGTTGACAATCTACCTGAAGGAATGGATTTTTCAAATGAATATGCTCCCGAACATTTGATATTAGCTACAAAAGATTTTGACAATCTTATTCCCTTGATAATCAATGCAGGATCGGTATTTTTAGGAAATTTAACTCCAGAAAGCGCAGGTGATTATGCATCAGGCACCAATCATACGTTGCCTACAAGTGGCTTTGCTAAAGCCTATTCTGGCGTATCAACTGATGCGTTTCTTAAAAAAATAACCTTTCAACATCTATCTTCCAATGGATTAAATAACATTGGTGCAATTGTTGAAACGCTTGCAACCGCCGAGGGTTTACAAGCACACAAAAACGCAATTACAATAAGATTAAAGAATGAGGATTAA
- the hisG gene encoding ATP phosphoribosyltransferase, which translates to MKTLKIAIQKSGRLNEKSVEILKNCGLAFENYKSSLISTVQNFPLEILFLRDDDIPEYVQDGIADLGIVGENVITETKADVEYLQRLGFGKCTLKIAVQTGSDIVKLEDLNGKAIATSYPVILENFLNAKGIKSDIRTISGSVEIGPGLGLSDAIFDIVSTGGTLKSNGLKPFADVMSSEAVLIGNKSIIDNPEVAELLQRIRSVLSAKSNKYVVLNVSKDNLQKVVDLLPGVKSPTIVPLFEENWVAVHSVIAEEDFWDKINSLKAAGAEGILVMPIEKIIT; encoded by the coding sequence TTGAAAACACTTAAAATAGCTATCCAGAAGTCGGGTAGGTTAAACGAAAAATCCGTAGAAATATTAAAAAATTGTGGTCTTGCATTCGAGAATTACAAAAGTTCACTGATATCTACTGTTCAAAATTTTCCCTTAGAAATTCTTTTTCTTCGCGATGATGATATTCCAGAATACGTACAAGATGGCATTGCCGATTTAGGTATTGTTGGCGAAAATGTAATCACAGAAACCAAAGCTGATGTTGAATATTTGCAACGTTTAGGCTTCGGAAAATGCACCTTAAAAATTGCTGTTCAAACGGGTAGCGACATCGTTAAATTGGAAGATTTAAACGGCAAAGCAATCGCTACTTCTTACCCTGTAATTCTGGAAAATTTCCTAAATGCTAAAGGCATAAAATCTGACATTAGAACTATTTCTGGATCAGTAGAAATTGGTCCGGGTTTAGGATTAAGTGATGCCATTTTCGACATCGTTTCTACAGGCGGAACTTTAAAAAGTAATGGACTAAAACCCTTCGCAGATGTGATGTCATCCGAAGCCGTTTTGATTGGAAATAAATCAATCATTGATAATCCTGAAGTTGCCGAATTGTTGCAGAGAATCCGTTCTGTTCTTAGCGCTAAGTCGAACAAATATGTGGTACTTAATGTTTCTAAAGATAACCTTCAAAAAGTAGTTGATTTATTGCCTGGCGTAAAAAGTCCAACTATTGTTCCATTGTTTGAAGAAAACTGGGTAGCTGTTCATTCCGTAATTGCAGAAGAAGATTTTTGGGATAAAATCAATAGTCTAAAAGCAGCAGGCGCTGAAGGAATTTTGGTTATGCCAATTGAGAAAATCATTACTTAA